TGATGTATGGCCACTGCTCTGTTCTTGCTCTATAACCCTTCTTCATCCTCTCCGGCAGCATTAGCTCCACCGTCCGGGTGCGCAGCCATTGATTCAGAGAAGCAGCAGCTCCAtcgccgtcggcgtcgtcttcctccgccacgctctcttcttcttcctgttgCTGGCTCCAGATCTCTACTCTGTCTCGGTAACTAATTACGCAGCCGTGGTGATCAAGATCTGTAGTGCTGCGCATCAGCAGCACTGAGAGCGTGCCGTCCATGACGAGGCTGAGGCACGGGCGGCGGTACTCAGGGTAGTTCCTCACGGAGGGGGGCAGCCCCTTCATTACCACACGGCCGCCGTCCTCCGGGTGGTACGTGAAGAGGTAGTAACACTGTGGCGTTACCGGAATCTTTTTACGGAAGAGCCAGTGCGCGGTGCTGTCTCCGACGGCGCCGGTGTGGCAGAAGGACCCGTCGCCGCCGAAGCAGAAGCGCTCCGTGCGAGAGCTCCAATGGCGGGTCGCCGAGGAGAAGCTGTGCAGGGCGTACTCCTCGTGCCGGCCGCCCCTGGTCCACCTCGGGGTGATTATCACGACATCGAagcaggagcggcggcggcggcggaagtcGGCGTTGGTGAGGATGGCGCAGGCGCTCCTggcttcgtcgccggcggggtGGAGGTCGCCGCAGGGGAGGGTGGGGAGCTTGCGGCAGGTGCCGGCGATGAGGTCGCAGACGGCGAGGCGgacggggagggaggggcagtgcccccgcggcggcgggcagcaaTTGGGGAGGAGgcgcacgaggaggaggccatggcgggAGGCTGCGAGCGGCGCCGCGCGGGAGAGGAACcccgcggggacggcggggacGAAGGTGCTGatcttgcggcggcggcggcgggggcctaGTGGGGATCCTGGCATTGGGACGAACACCTTGGCGCCCTGGTCGCGGAGCCGCTCCATGATGAAGAAGCCGGCCAAGGAGTTCTTCGGccagaggcggcggaggaaggaggggtcggcgacgaggcggcTCCAGCGCTTGCAGGCCGTGGCGCAGCGGaagaggtcggcggcggagtcgAGGCGGGCGAGGATGTCGAGGAGCAGGTCGTCCGGGAGCACGGagtccgccatggccgccggtcGGAAGCTGCTGtcttgatcgatcgatccaggCACATCTTGAGCTGATTAAATACAGCAGGTAGTAGGATTGGGAACGAACAAGTTTCCAAATACAACTGCATGCATTGCATTGACCGGTCTTGCGACGAACTCTTGTCCTAATTGGTTTCCATTCATCTTCTTGCTGTCTTCCCTGTGGAGAGAACGTCGACCAGTGGAGCTCTAATCCTATCCATCGTCAGGTGTTGTAACTCTGATCAAATATATGCTTTGTCCCACGTGTGCTCACAAGTCTAGTGTTCACTGTCAACTGTTTTTAACTGCTCACTCCACTCCGTCCGGAATAAATTCACATGTATTTATACAGTAAAACACGTCTCGATATATACGAAtgtagacaaatttaagtggcaaatatggaattctctcgATTTCGATACATGAGAGGAATCGGATATTGGCTCTTCTAGTTAGCTCGTAATTGCATCGGGCTGCAATACTAGCTCTCAATTACTTTTAGAAAAGAGCAATTGCAGCCTTAATCCAAACAAGGGTCCAAGAAGTTACGCACTAGAAATTGGGGGAGAAAAATCCAGATATTCCCCCAAAATTTACTGGAaacacaacttttttttcaaaaataaatgtactcTCGAGACAACTAAtattggacagagggagtatgaaaattgtaaaaataaccttttgattttgattgaCACCCATTGTTTGTTGGGAAATAAAATGTGAagaattttaaaatttaaatctaAATAAATGAAACTTGAGAATGACGACGAAGCACGTTGGACATTTCAATAATCGAACTTCGCAGGAacacagaaagaaaaatgagtaGTCTACGTGTCACGGTCGtagccaaaaaagaaaagaaaaaaagaaggcatCTTTCTGGCTGAaatggccatggccatggcgtcttcctgctgctcctccgtctcccatggccgcctccgcctcgtccTGCCCACCACCGCCAGCAGCACGATCCAGGCACGCCTCCGCCTCGTCTCCCGGTCCCGGAGACCCCTcccgatctcctcctcctcctcgtccgagCCGCCGGCGCGCGATGCCCACGCCGACGACCAACGCAACGGctgggcggcggccacggaggaggagcaggaccGCGACGAGCGGTACGGCTTCGAGATCGAGGTGCGGAAGCTGCCGGAGCCGAAGAGGAACCGGAGGGTGGTGCGCGCCCGGGTGCGCGTCGGCGCGCCGCTGGAGGCCGTCTGGGCCACGCTCACCGACTACGAGGGCCTTGCCGGATTCATCCCGGGGCTATCCGAGTGCCGCCTCCTGCACCAGGACGCCGCCTTCGCCCGCCTCTACCAGGTCCCTCTTCATCGTCTCTCGCGCAATTCGTCGAGCAGGTCGTGTTCAGTGTATGACTGTGATGTTGTAATGGCCTAatgggtgtgtgtgtgtgtgtgctctGTGGATGCAGGTTGGGGAGCAGGACTTGGCGCTGGGGTTCAAGTTCAACGCCAAGGGCACCATAGACTGCTACGAGGGGGAGATGGAGGTGCTCCCGGCCggggcgcggaggagggagatcgcGTTCAACATGGTCGAGGGCGATTTCAAGGTCTTCGAGGGTAAATGGTCTGTTGAAGAGGTAATATATGATGGGATCATGTTGTTCTTTCTCACTGTCCAAATTCCAAATTGTCGTTGCCAAATCTAATTATGCTCCGACATTCTGATCAGTGATCGCGGTAGGCATGAATGCAAGCCTAGTTTGAATGGCATTCTGGAAAAAGCCCTGTTCATAACTTGCTCTGTTTCTCACAGAGTCAACTAATTCATTCAGAAATAGTACTaactccggccggaattacttgtcgaaatattatctagacgctttttaaacatagatacatccgtatttgggcaaatttgagacaagtaatatgggtcggagggagtattttgttttccgaaGAACCATGTAAACTAGGCGTGTCTCTTCCAAATATGTTCATTAACATTTCCTGGGGTTTACGGGAAATCATAATATTTGCGTCTAACTAGAAAATATCTCATTCTTAGTGTTGTAGGGTTCTAGGTGCAAGCTAGACAATATGGCTGGTCAATTGATGTTTATGTATGTTCGTGTTAGAATTGGTGACCAGTGGCACCATATGGCTTCATGATTGTAAAAGGTAGCTTGGTAGTCTGGTTGTCATTCCGGTCTGTTTGTAGGTTGAGGACAGTCTTGATGAAGGTGGGGAAAACCCAACGGGCCAGGAATTTCAGACTACACTTTCTTACGTGGTGGAGCTGGAGCCTAAGCTCTGGGTTCCTGTTAGGCTGCTGGAAGGAAGAATTTGTAAGGAGATCAAAACCAACCTTATTTCGATCAGAGAAGAAGCTGAGAGGATCCAAAGATTACAGAAAGAGGTAACAGTAACAAACCGAGTTGCGATTTTGTTCTTTCAACAGTCATGTAATGTTTATGTCCGCTGTTGTCGTAGTGTGCTTCATTTTGACGTTATGCATTTTCAGTGACAACAAGAGACGGTTGCTCAAGGCTTTCTTACAACTCAATTTTTGACGATTGTTCTGCCTGCAGTCATTAACAAAGGTATATTTAACCCAACTTCAGTACTGATCCATACGATTGAAGTGCCATGAAACCTGATAGATTTCAATTATATATGCTTGGCCTGATGGGTTGTAATGTCACAGGAAATTCAGTAGATACAAATTGGCATGCTTGCTTGAAGGTGTTGGGAAGGCTCCCCAAATGCATGTCTTTGCTCACTGTTCATAGGTTCATGGTGAATTTGAAGTTTGGACTGCCAGTTTATTAAatcaaaaatgcaaaaaaggAGGGGCCTCTCCTGAACCCAATCTTGCAGTTTATGATTTGTTTCTGGCTTTCTGCTACTCAATTGAATAGTGAGTGATCTATAcacacgatttttttttcccgatcAAGGGAGCTTTTTATTGGACTGAGAAGTCGATTATACACGATTTGGTAATAAGAAGATGTTGACATCACACTAGTTAGAGGCAGCAAATTGACAATGTCCAGTTTCTGGTTGTAATGTCATTCCTGATATTGATTCTACGTGTCCAGATTCACTACATAGTGAATAGAACTGATAAGTAGTTATTACGTTGATGAGTTAGCAATGCAATAATGAAGCATCCCAGAATACTACTCCTTTGCTTCATTTGCTTGGTACTAGTAGTATTCTGTACCATCATGCATGTTTGATAATCAATGCTCCCTGGCCATGTCGACCGGAACAAATCAGGACTCAGGACCAAGTTTGTTGTTGTAGTTAGTCCAAAATCAATCGAGAACCCACGAACAAAATCCACGAAACCTAACCTAATTGCTCCCTCATCGGTCAATCCACGGCGCCTCCAATCCAAATTAATTAACCATAAACCCTGCTTTAGGCAGCTAGACTAGATC
The Brachypodium distachyon strain Bd21 chromosome 2, Brachypodium_distachyon_v3.0, whole genome shotgun sequence genome window above contains:
- the LOC100838383 gene encoding uncharacterized protein LOC100838383, whose product is MAMAMASSCCSSVSHGRLRLVLPTTASSTIQARLRLVSRSRRPLPISSSSSSEPPARDAHADDQRNGWAAATEEEQDRDERYGFEIEVRKLPEPKRNRRVVRARVRVGAPLEAVWATLTDYEGLAGFIPGLSECRLLHQDAAFARLYQVGEQDLALGFKFNAKGTIDCYEGEMEVLPAGARRREIAFNMVEGDFKVFEGKWSVEEVEDSLDEGGENPTGQEFQTTLSYVVELEPKLWVPVRLLEGRICKEIKTNLISIREEAERIQRLQKE